In the Xiamenia xianingshaonis genome, one interval contains:
- a CDS encoding cation:proton antiporter — MQFFELVLLLLGSVLVSTVFSGFIPRVSLPLVQIAIGAVVATVWQEPLAVQVDPELFLVLFIAPLLFEEARQANKRALWNAKGAILSLAIGLVIVTVLVVGFCLNALVPSIPLAAAFALGAALGPTDAVAVTALSKDIKLSERQHTLLSGEALINDASGVVSFQFAIAAATTGAFSLVDATFTFSLAFFGGVFVGVACGLAAVLVLKALASQGFEDTTVRVVFEVFMPFVVFLIAEHAATSGILAVVAAGLVMTFWPEKPTVAASEQKVVSGYVWDVLVYVINGVIFVLLGMELALLVSPTWEFTGMSRVLLIGSIFLVTFIVLAVRFVWITCMEAVRKDPQTNERAGASRALLKNALVATLAGPKGALTLSIAFTIPYFVGIAGSEAFAPFPHRSDLIFLASGVIVITLLLANFVVPVLSPRPDSGHEAHVAADVAILRKVICQLRDGQADRPDPAVTAVIANYEERIGHLMSDEVDLQTVKRLRMDVLEEAIAFVEAMEASGDVPSPIAQAYAERLEKAWRKLNGRHGERHALKRGRGRMRSRSWARIRKKLGLATSYDEGYEHRRMLVEGVERVAIEYLEGLPRCEDQQCRQAVVYLLSEHRMNLRLLEADDAAALVQNTSVENASLDTPKIRRRIEEVEAEALRLELGQIRRAQEAGDIGPRHAANLREQVYLLQMAIGED, encoded by the coding sequence GTGCAATTCTTCGAACTCGTCTTGCTGCTGCTCGGATCCGTTCTGGTCTCGACGGTGTTTTCGGGCTTCATCCCCCGCGTGTCGCTGCCGCTCGTGCAGATTGCCATCGGCGCGGTGGTGGCGACGGTGTGGCAAGAGCCGCTTGCCGTGCAGGTCGACCCTGAGCTGTTTTTGGTGCTGTTCATCGCGCCGCTTCTGTTCGAAGAGGCGCGGCAGGCGAACAAGCGGGCGCTGTGGAACGCGAAGGGGGCCATTCTGTCGCTCGCCATCGGGCTTGTCATCGTGACGGTGCTCGTGGTGGGATTCTGTCTGAACGCGCTCGTGCCGTCCATTCCGCTTGCGGCGGCCTTCGCGCTGGGCGCGGCGCTCGGGCCGACCGACGCGGTGGCCGTGACGGCGCTGTCGAAAGACATCAAGCTTTCCGAGCGCCAGCATACGCTGCTGTCCGGCGAGGCGCTCATCAACGACGCGTCCGGCGTCGTGTCGTTCCAGTTCGCCATCGCGGCGGCCACGACCGGCGCGTTTTCCCTCGTCGACGCGACGTTCACGTTTTCCCTCGCCTTCTTCGGCGGGGTTTTCGTCGGCGTGGCGTGCGGGCTTGCCGCCGTGCTCGTGCTGAAGGCGTTGGCAAGCCAGGGCTTCGAGGACACGACCGTGCGCGTGGTCTTCGAGGTGTTCATGCCGTTCGTCGTCTTCCTCATCGCCGAGCACGCGGCGACGAGCGGCATCCTTGCCGTGGTGGCCGCCGGGCTCGTCATGACGTTTTGGCCTGAAAAGCCCACGGTGGCCGCATCGGAGCAGAAGGTGGTCAGCGGGTATGTGTGGGACGTGCTGGTCTATGTCATCAACGGCGTCATCTTCGTGCTGCTGGGTATGGAACTGGCGCTGCTCGTGTCTCCCACCTGGGAATTCACTGGCATGTCGCGGGTGCTGCTCATCGGAAGCATCTTTCTGGTCACGTTCATCGTGCTGGCCGTGCGCTTCGTGTGGATCACCTGCATGGAAGCGGTCCGGAAGGACCCGCAGACGAACGAGCGGGCCGGCGCGAGCCGGGCGCTGCTGAAAAACGCGCTCGTCGCCACGCTTGCCGGCCCGAAAGGCGCCCTCACGCTGTCCATCGCCTTCACGATTCCGTATTTCGTCGGCATTGCGGGCAGCGAGGCGTTCGCGCCGTTCCCGCACAGAAGCGACCTCATCTTTCTGGCGTCGGGCGTCATCGTCATCACGCTTCTGCTCGCCAACTTCGTCGTGCCCGTGCTGTCTCCGCGTCCCGATTCGGGACATGAGGCCCACGTGGCGGCCGACGTCGCCATCCTGCGCAAGGTCATCTGCCAGCTGCGCGACGGCCAGGCGGACAGGCCCGACCCTGCCGTCACCGCCGTCATCGCCAACTACGAAGAGCGCATCGGGCACCTGATGAGCGACGAGGTCGACTTGCAGACGGTGAAGCGCTTGCGCATGGACGTGCTGGAAGAGGCGATCGCGTTCGTCGAGGCCATGGAGGCGTCCGGGGACGTGCCGTCTCCGATCGCCCAAGCCTATGCCGAGCGGCTGGAAAAGGCGTGGCGCAAGCTCAATGGGCGGCACGGCGAGCGGCATGCCCTCAAGCGCGGCCGAGGCCGCATGCGTTCCAGGTCGTGGGCGCGCATCCGCAAAAAGCTCGGGCTTGCAACGTCCTACGACGAGGGGTACGAGCATCGGCGCATGCTTGTGGAAGGCGTGGAGCGCGTGGCCATCGAGTATTTGGAAGGGCTGCCGCGCTGCGAAGACCAGCAGTGCCGCCAGGCGGTCGTGTACCTGCTGAGCGAGCACCGCATGAACCTGCGCCTGCTCGAGGCGGACGACGCCGCCGCGCTCGTCCAGAACACGAGCGTGGAAAACGCCTCGCTCGACACGCCGAAGATCCGGCGGCGCATCGAAGAGGTGGAGGCGGAAGCGCTGCGGCTGGAACTGGGGCAGATCCGCCGCGCCCAAGAAGCGGGCGACATCGGGCCGAGGCACGCGGCCAACCTTCGCGAGCAGGTCTATCTGCTGCAGATGGCGATAGGCGAGGACTAG
- the murB gene encoding UDP-N-acetylmuramate dehydrogenase gives MENAYDRSETIQAIQRELASLSDGTVLRTNVPLSALTTFEIGGPADVLVEPRSVEAVAAVCRACREAAAPLRVLGLGSDVLASDAGVRGVVMRLAENFARITVDGCTVTAQAGASNADVAEAAAAAGLAGYEFASGIPGTVGGAAIMNAGAYGGEFKDVATSVRCLAPNGDVVDVDAEEAAWSYRHSMMDGAGYVVLSATLELRPGDVGAIRAEMEDLARRRAEKQPLELPSAGSTFKRPEGHYVGKLVEEAGLRGYAVGGAQVSEKHTGFVVNAGGATARDVLALIEYVKRTVLENAGVELVPEVRLWGFEGE, from the coding sequence ATGGAAAACGCCTATGACCGAAGCGAGACGATTCAAGCCATCCAACGCGAGCTGGCATCGCTGTCCGATGGGACCGTCTTGCGCACCAACGTGCCGCTGAGCGCCCTGACGACGTTTGAGATCGGCGGTCCGGCCGACGTGCTCGTCGAGCCGCGATCCGTCGAAGCCGTGGCCGCCGTGTGCCGCGCGTGCCGAGAGGCCGCTGCGCCGTTGCGCGTGCTGGGCCTGGGCAGCGACGTGCTGGCCTCCGACGCGGGCGTGCGGGGCGTGGTCATGCGCCTGGCGGAGAACTTCGCCCGCATAACGGTCGATGGGTGCACCGTTACGGCCCAGGCGGGCGCTTCGAACGCCGACGTGGCCGAGGCGGCCGCCGCCGCGGGGCTTGCCGGATACGAGTTCGCCAGCGGCATTCCCGGCACCGTCGGAGGTGCGGCCATCATGAACGCGGGCGCCTACGGGGGCGAGTTCAAAGACGTGGCGACGTCGGTGCGCTGCCTTGCGCCGAACGGCGACGTCGTGGACGTGGACGCCGAGGAAGCGGCCTGGTCGTACCGCCATTCGATGATGGACGGGGCGGGCTATGTGGTGCTGTCCGCCACGCTTGAGCTGCGGCCGGGAGACGTCGGCGCCATCCGGGCTGAAATGGAGGACCTGGCACGCCGTCGCGCCGAGAAGCAGCCGCTCGAGCTGCCGAGCGCCGGCAGCACGTTCAAGCGCCCCGAAGGGCACTACGTCGGCAAGCTCGTCGAAGAGGCGGGGTTACGCGGGTATGCCGTCGGTGGCGCCCAGGTATCTGAAAAGCATACCGGCTTTGTGGTGAACGCGGGCGGCGCCACGGCGCGCGACGTGCTCGCCCTTATCGAGTACGTGAAGCGCACGGTGCTCGAGAACGCCGGCGTCGAGCTGGTGCCCGAAGTGCGCCTGTGGGGCTTCGAGGGGGAGTGA
- a CDS encoding helix-turn-helix transcriptional regulator: MGEAKGGRDKRVVRLAVGFACLQGYLLSVFYDGIHPAVLLGSFSFARPQVLLILAWTVLAFVLLRVFSAKARDAALSRTLLWCYVALLAVGAALAAVPGENGAPVAFEGLVIGIPSALLMAAWGRAFALGGETGAVAVLASAGLAGILALPFCLLPPAANVALGILPVASCAALCSLEPYARAAQAVDGSDRAEPAAAPGHLHPDASSAPVRQVRFSDVVASKDQRDETMRLSTKMLSGTFVFGAASGFMQVFRTDAVHEGSAAVSMLLLVFFSLAALQLLGAGRTDESRSGAAQGQNPLAEVYRLALLLMMAGFLFVPVLGSFGVPGEAIVLAGYLGLSFVLVALFLRLSKARGLDPALAFASGFSSLYLGVMDGIVLGNGMVAVQPPGQIPFVVAAVAGLAALFAYLFLFTERDFEALSSLARTVDVFSEVCDGIASTYKLSKRESEILPLALRGRTGERIASELFISKSTAETHLRRIYAKTGTHGRQELIDLSETMRQSIQQSLASESR; the protein is encoded by the coding sequence GGCGAGGCGAAAGGCGGACGCGACAAGCGCGTGGTGCGCCTGGCCGTCGGTTTCGCCTGCTTGCAAGGCTACCTGCTCTCGGTGTTCTACGACGGCATTCACCCGGCGGTCCTGCTCGGGTCGTTTTCGTTCGCGCGGCCCCAAGTCCTGCTCATCCTTGCGTGGACGGTGCTTGCGTTCGTGCTGCTGCGCGTCTTTTCGGCGAAGGCCCGCGATGCCGCGCTGTCCCGCACGCTTTTGTGGTGCTATGTCGCGCTTTTGGCGGTTGGGGCGGCGTTGGCGGCGGTTCCGGGCGAAAACGGCGCCCCCGTTGCGTTCGAAGGCCTGGTCATCGGCATTCCGTCGGCCTTGCTCATGGCTGCCTGGGGCCGCGCGTTCGCGCTCGGCGGCGAGACGGGCGCTGTGGCGGTTTTGGCTTCGGCCGGGCTTGCCGGCATTCTCGCGCTGCCGTTTTGCCTGCTGCCGCCTGCAGCGAACGTTGCGCTCGGCATACTGCCCGTGGCGTCGTGCGCAGCGCTTTGCTCGCTCGAGCCCTATGCCCGCGCCGCGCAGGCCGTCGACGGCTCGGACCGGGCCGAACCTGCCGCCGCGCCGGGTCATCTGCACCCTGATGCGTCGTCGGCGCCGGTGCGGCAGGTACGCTTTTCGGACGTAGTAGCGTCAAAGGACCAGCGCGACGAGACGATGCGCCTTTCCACGAAGATGCTGAGCGGCACGTTCGTGTTCGGTGCCGCTTCGGGGTTCATGCAGGTGTTCCGGACCGACGCCGTGCACGAAGGCTCGGCTGCCGTGAGCATGCTGCTGCTCGTCTTCTTCTCGCTGGCGGCCCTGCAGCTTCTCGGCGCGGGGCGGACGGACGAATCCCGCTCCGGCGCGGCGCAGGGGCAAAACCCCTTGGCGGAAGTCTACCGGCTGGCGCTTTTGCTCATGATGGCTGGCTTTTTGTTCGTGCCGGTGCTCGGGTCGTTCGGCGTTCCCGGAGAGGCCATCGTGCTTGCGGGCTATCTGGGGCTGTCGTTTGTGTTGGTCGCCTTGTTCTTGCGCCTGTCGAAGGCTCGCGGGCTCGACCCGGCGCTCGCCTTCGCAAGCGGTTTCAGCTCGCTGTATCTCGGCGTCATGGACGGCATCGTGCTGGGCAACGGCATGGTCGCCGTGCAGCCTCCTGGGCAGATCCCGTTCGTCGTGGCAGCGGTCGCGGGGCTGGCGGCGCTGTTCGCCTATTTGTTCTTGTTCACCGAACGGGACTTTGAAGCGCTGTCGAGCCTTGCCCGCACCGTCGACGTCTTTTCCGAGGTGTGCGACGGCATCGCCTCGACCTACAAGCTGTCCAAGCGCGAAAGCGAGATCTTGCCGTTGGCCCTGCGCGGGCGCACCGGCGAGCGCATCGCAAGCGAGCTGTTCATCTCGAAAAGCACCGCCGAGACACATTTGCGCCGCATTTACGCGAAAACGGGCACGCACGGCCGCCAGGAGCTCATCGACCTGAGCGAGACGATGCGGCAGTCGATACAACAAAGCCTTGCAAGTGAGAGCAGGTGA